From Chromohalobacter canadensis, one genomic window encodes:
- a CDS encoding Lpp/OprI family alanine-zipper lipoprotein — MLSNSKNTLKLLVAAGSLAVLAGCASGQEQMKSDIDQAQADASEAKSMSQQAMNAAEQAQRDAQAALEATQRNRAEMDRMFEKSMRK; from the coding sequence ATGTTGTCCAACAGCAAGAACACGCTCAAGCTTCTGGTTGCCGCTGGCTCGCTGGCCGTGTTGGCAGGTTGTGCCTCTGGCCAGGAACAGATGAAGAGCGATATCGATCAGGCGCAGGCTGACGCGTCTGAAGCCAAGAGCATGTCTCAGCAGGCAATGAATGCTGCCGAGCAAGCTCAGCGTGACGCGCAGGCCGCTCTCGAAGCGACTCAGCGTAACCGTGCCGAGATGGACCGTATGTTCGAAAAGTCCATGCGCAAGTAA
- a CDS encoding L,D-transpeptidase family protein, whose product MRRWARALVMTLSVLSLAVWSGSCALANADDEVWILIDDNDSTLDIYRGDTRIERYEPVALGRGGTARVREQGSRMTPTGEFHINRINRDSKFNIFLGLDYPKLDTAREAMQAGLMSPTEYADFQDAYYRDGAPPQDTVLGGYIGIHGLGASDPDIHRRFNWTEGCVAVTNPQIEELTRLVSIGTRVVIRGDDDAPIAALHDKPQVDSRTSTD is encoded by the coding sequence ATGAGGCGATGGGCGCGTGCGTTGGTAATGACCTTGAGTGTGTTGTCGTTAGCGGTCTGGAGTGGGTCATGCGCGCTGGCGAACGCCGATGACGAGGTGTGGATCTTGATCGACGACAATGATTCCACGCTGGATATCTATCGCGGCGATACGCGCATCGAACGTTATGAACCAGTGGCGTTGGGGCGGGGAGGTACGGCGCGCGTGCGTGAGCAAGGCAGCAGAATGACGCCTACCGGCGAATTTCATATCAACCGCATCAACCGCGACAGCAAGTTCAATATCTTCCTGGGACTGGATTACCCCAAGCTCGATACGGCACGCGAGGCGATGCAAGCCGGGTTGATGTCGCCGACCGAATACGCCGATTTCCAGGATGCCTATTATCGTGATGGTGCGCCACCGCAAGATACCGTACTGGGCGGTTATATTGGCATTCACGGTTTAGGCGCCAGCGATCCCGATATTCACCGGCGTTTTAACTGGACGGAAGGGTGTGTGGCCGTCACCAACCCTCAGATCGAAGAATTGACGCGTCTGGTCTCGATCGGCACACGCGTCGTGATCCGAGGGGACGACGATGCGCCGATCGCGGCCTTGCATGACAAGCCTCAGGTCGATTCTAGAACCTCGACTGACTGA
- a CDS encoding L,D-transpeptidase family protein translates to MPVTFRGLSPLLLAPLLSLSTLALADPAPGPVIDPEAANLPQTEAAPHDQRVTRFEIDENSNIVGEARVIEAEKEDTLLDIGRQYGIGYEEMRRANPGVSVWYPGEGTKVTVPTRFILPDADYEGVVVNIPEMRLYYYPEQKEGEPARVETYAISVGRMDWSTPLGETRITEKQANPPWYPPQSIIEEHAEDGRELPDVVPPGPDNPLGKYKMRLGIPGYLIHGTNRPQGVGMRVTHGCIRMFPEDVEHLFGKLPVGTQVNLVSEPTKFGWRDKTLYVQSFPLLEEDRRSPVIKRVLDADEALVATLKRHDIDTDIDHRRLADAVLIPDGAAVALNVEPEEKAPREPLPGSLYDALPMPPHLLYQSVEVLEST, encoded by the coding sequence ATGCCGGTTACTTTTCGTGGCCTATCGCCTTTACTGCTGGCCCCGTTGCTCTCTCTCTCCACGCTGGCGCTGGCCGATCCCGCGCCAGGCCCCGTGATCGACCCCGAAGCGGCCAACTTGCCGCAGACCGAAGCGGCTCCCCACGATCAACGTGTCACGCGCTTCGAGATCGACGAAAACAGCAATATCGTCGGCGAAGCGCGCGTCATCGAAGCCGAAAAGGAAGACACGCTGCTCGATATCGGTCGCCAATATGGGATCGGCTATGAGGAGATGCGCCGCGCCAATCCCGGCGTCAGTGTCTGGTACCCCGGCGAAGGCACCAAGGTCACGGTCCCCACGCGCTTCATTCTTCCCGATGCCGACTACGAAGGTGTCGTGGTCAACATCCCCGAAATGCGCCTCTATTACTATCCCGAGCAAAAGGAGGGAGAGCCGGCACGAGTGGAAACCTACGCCATCAGCGTCGGGCGCATGGACTGGTCGACGCCATTGGGAGAGACACGGATTACCGAAAAGCAGGCAAACCCACCCTGGTATCCGCCCCAGTCAATCATCGAAGAGCATGCCGAGGACGGCCGTGAACTTCCCGACGTCGTGCCGCCCGGCCCCGACAACCCGTTGGGCAAGTACAAGATGCGGCTGGGCATTCCCGGCTACCTGATCCATGGCACCAATCGCCCGCAAGGTGTCGGCATGCGCGTGACGCATGGTTGCATTCGCATGTTCCCGGAGGACGTGGAGCATCTCTTCGGCAAGCTCCCGGTGGGCACCCAAGTGAACCTGGTCAGCGAGCCGACCAAGTTCGGCTGGCGCGACAAGACGCTCTACGTACAGTCCTTCCCGTTACTCGAGGAAGACCGTCGGTCGCCGGTGATCAAGCGTGTCCTCGACGCCGATGAAGCGCTTGTTGCCACCTTGAAACGCCACGATATCGACACCGATATCGATCACCGGCGCCTAGCGGACGCGGTGTTGATTCCCGATGGCGCAGCAGTGGCACTGAACGTCGAGCCAGAAGAAAAGGCGCCGCGTGAACCGCTGCCCGGCAGCCTGTACGACGCCTTGCCGATGCCGCCGCATCTGCTTTATCAGTCAGTCGAGGTTCTAGAATCGACCTGA
- a CDS encoding cobalamin-independent methionine synthase II family protein, with amino-acid sequence MSQYQPPFRADTVGSLLRSDELKQARRRFQAGESDYSALRAVEDAEIRRVVAKQEALGLKAVTDGEFRRAWWHFDFLEGLQGVEGYSSDQGIQFQGRQTQARSVRVTDKLGFDPEHPMLGHFRFLAETVDKATPKMTLPSPSVLHFRGGRRNIDTSVYPSLDTFFADLADTYRDVVKHFYAAGCRYLQLDDTVWAYLCSEKELAAARERGEDADRLQHIYAEVLNHALADRPDDLHVSLHVCRGNFRSTWISEGGYEPVAETLLGRVDVDAYFLEYDTERAGGFEPLRFLPEGHKQAVLGLITSKSGELEPADTVSARIAEASRYAPLSQLCLSPQCGFASTEEGNLLSETQQWDKLRHVVDIAKAVWQD; translated from the coding sequence ATGAGCCAGTATCAGCCTCCATTTCGTGCCGACACCGTGGGCAGCCTGTTGCGTAGCGACGAGCTCAAGCAGGCGAGACGCCGTTTCCAAGCCGGGGAGAGTGACTACTCGGCGCTACGTGCCGTTGAAGACGCCGAGATTCGACGTGTCGTCGCCAAGCAGGAAGCGTTGGGCCTCAAGGCGGTCACCGATGGCGAGTTTCGCCGCGCCTGGTGGCATTTCGATTTTCTCGAAGGCCTTCAGGGCGTAGAAGGCTATAGCTCGGATCAGGGAATCCAGTTTCAGGGGCGTCAGACGCAGGCGCGCAGCGTGCGTGTGACCGATAAGCTGGGGTTCGATCCCGAGCACCCGATGCTGGGACACTTCCGTTTCTTGGCAGAGACCGTCGACAAGGCGACGCCGAAGATGACGCTGCCGAGCCCCAGTGTGCTGCACTTCCGTGGCGGTCGCCGCAATATCGATACTAGCGTCTATCCCTCTCTGGATACTTTCTTCGCCGACCTGGCCGACACCTACCGTGACGTGGTCAAGCATTTCTATGCGGCGGGCTGTCGTTACCTTCAGCTCGATGACACGGTGTGGGCGTATTTGTGCTCCGAGAAGGAATTGGCGGCGGCGCGTGAGCGTGGCGAGGACGCCGACCGTCTACAACACATCTATGCTGAGGTGCTCAACCACGCGCTGGCCGATCGCCCCGACGATCTGCACGTCAGCCTGCACGTCTGCCGGGGTAACTTTCGCTCGACGTGGATCAGTGAAGGGGGCTATGAACCGGTGGCCGAGACGCTACTGGGACGCGTCGATGTCGATGCCTACTTCCTCGAATACGACACCGAGCGGGCGGGCGGTTTCGAGCCGCTGCGTTTCCTGCCAGAAGGTCACAAGCAGGCTGTCCTGGGGCTGATTACCAGCAAGAGCGGCGAACTCGAGCCCGCCGATACGGTTAGCGCTCGCATTGCCGAAGCGTCGCGCTACGCGCCGCTCTCCCAGCTTTGTTTGAGCCCGCAGTGTGGCTTTGCCTCGACCGAGGAGGGCAATTTGCTCAGCGAAACGCAGCAGTGGGACAAGCTGCGCCACGTCGTGGATATCGCCAAGGCCGTCTGGCAAGACTGA
- the topA gene encoding type I DNA topoisomerase: MGKSLVIVESPAKAKTINKYLGNDFVVKSSVGHIRDLPTSGSGKNATDPKERARQAAATRKMSPDEKATYKKHKQWNQLVRRMGIDPEHGWDANYEILPGKEKVVAELKKHAEKADAVYLATDLDREGEAIAWHLQETIGGDASRYRRVVFNEITKNAIQEAFKTPGELDLSRVEAQQARRFLDRVVGFMLSPLLWSKIARGLSAGRVQSVAVRLIVEREREIRAFVPEEFWDVHADLVPEKGDTAPVRFEVARHKGQAFRPTSEQETLERIAPLREAALAITDRETKPTRSKPNAPFITSTLQQAASGRLGFSVKKTMTLAQRLYEAGHITYMRTDSTNLSQDAVESARAYIDERFGQAYLPESPNRYASKEGAQEAHEAIRPTEVAQNGDELAVERDAQRLYELIWRQFVACQMVPAEYLATTLTVEAEEFELKARGRVLKFDGYTRVMKPAGKKEEDQALPDLEKGQSMTLQALDPQQHFTKPTARYTEASLVKELEKRGIGRPSTYASIISTIQDRGYVKLESRRFYAEKLGDIVTDRLAESFSDLMDYGFTARMEDHLDEIATGNREWRELLDAFYAEFKTKLEHAEAEEGMRPNQPVPTDIDCPTCGRKMQIRTASTGVFLGCSGYNLPPKERCKTTIDLIPGDEAVASDADEEAETEALRAKHRCPECGTAMDSYLIDETRKLHICGNSPDCSGHEIEQGKFRIKGYDGPVIECDKCGSEMQLKSGRFGKYFGCTNENCKNTRKLLKSGEVAPPKMDPIPMPELACQKVEDHYVLRDGASGLFLAASQFPKNRETRPPLVKELKAHRDELPEKYHFLLDAPDEDPEGRDAQIRFSRKTKSQYVMSERDGKASGWRAEFEDGKWRIEDKRK, encoded by the coding sequence ATGGGCAAGTCACTGGTCATCGTGGAGTCGCCGGCCAAGGCCAAGACGATCAACAAGTATCTCGGCAACGATTTCGTGGTGAAGTCGAGTGTCGGGCACATCCGTGACTTGCCGACAAGTGGCAGCGGCAAGAACGCCACCGATCCCAAGGAGCGAGCCCGCCAGGCAGCGGCGACACGCAAGATGTCGCCCGATGAGAAAGCCACCTATAAAAAGCACAAACAGTGGAACCAGTTGGTGCGGCGCATGGGGATCGACCCTGAGCATGGCTGGGACGCCAATTACGAGATTTTGCCGGGCAAGGAAAAAGTCGTCGCTGAGCTCAAGAAGCATGCCGAGAAGGCCGACGCCGTCTATCTCGCGACTGACTTGGACCGCGAAGGGGAGGCCATCGCCTGGCACCTGCAGGAAACCATTGGCGGCGATGCGTCCCGCTACCGTCGCGTGGTCTTCAATGAGATCACCAAGAATGCCATTCAGGAGGCGTTCAAGACGCCCGGCGAGCTGGACCTGTCACGCGTCGAGGCGCAGCAGGCACGGCGTTTCCTGGACCGTGTCGTAGGTTTCATGCTGTCGCCATTGCTGTGGAGCAAGATCGCACGTGGGCTGTCGGCGGGCCGGGTGCAATCGGTGGCGGTTCGTTTGATCGTCGAACGTGAGCGTGAGATTCGCGCTTTCGTTCCCGAGGAGTTCTGGGATGTCCACGCCGACCTCGTGCCTGAAAAGGGCGATACGGCGCCAGTTCGCTTCGAGGTGGCGCGTCATAAAGGCCAGGCGTTTCGTCCCACCTCCGAACAGGAAACGCTAGAGCGCATCGCGCCGCTGCGCGAGGCGGCGTTGGCGATCACCGATCGTGAAACCAAGCCGACACGCTCCAAGCCCAACGCCCCGTTCATCACCTCGACACTGCAGCAAGCCGCCAGCGGGCGCCTCGGGTTCTCGGTGAAGAAGACCATGACGCTGGCGCAACGCCTCTACGAGGCGGGGCATATTACCTATATGCGTACCGACTCGACCAATCTGTCGCAAGACGCGGTTGAGAGTGCCCGAGCATATATCGACGAGCGTTTCGGCCAAGCGTACCTGCCCGAATCGCCCAACCGTTATGCCAGCAAGGAGGGGGCGCAGGAAGCGCACGAGGCGATTCGTCCCACCGAGGTGGCGCAAAACGGCGACGAGCTTGCGGTGGAGCGCGACGCCCAGCGTCTCTATGAGTTGATCTGGCGCCAGTTCGTGGCCTGCCAGATGGTGCCGGCGGAATACCTGGCGACGACGCTTACCGTCGAGGCCGAAGAGTTCGAGCTCAAGGCGCGTGGCCGAGTGCTCAAATTCGATGGTTATACACGGGTGATGAAGCCGGCAGGCAAGAAGGAAGAGGATCAGGCGCTGCCGGATCTCGAGAAAGGGCAATCGATGACCCTGCAAGCACTCGATCCTCAGCAGCATTTTACCAAGCCGACGGCGCGTTATACCGAGGCGAGCCTGGTCAAGGAGCTCGAAAAGCGGGGAATCGGGCGACCTTCCACCTATGCCTCGATCATCTCCACGATTCAGGATCGCGGTTACGTCAAACTTGAGAGCCGTCGTTTCTATGCCGAGAAGTTGGGCGATATCGTCACCGACCGGCTGGCCGAATCGTTCAGCGACCTGATGGATTACGGCTTCACCGCACGCATGGAAGATCACCTCGACGAGATCGCCACCGGCAACCGGGAATGGCGTGAGCTGCTTGACGCCTTTTACGCCGAGTTCAAGACCAAGCTCGAGCATGCCGAGGCCGAAGAGGGCATGCGGCCGAATCAGCCGGTGCCGACGGACATCGACTGCCCCACTTGTGGCCGCAAGATGCAGATTCGCACGGCATCGACCGGTGTCTTCCTGGGGTGCTCGGGATACAACCTGCCCCCCAAGGAGCGTTGCAAGACGACCATCGACCTTATCCCCGGTGACGAAGCCGTGGCGTCGGATGCCGATGAGGAGGCCGAAACCGAAGCCTTGCGGGCCAAGCATCGCTGCCCGGAATGTGGTACGGCGATGGATAGTTACCTGATTGACGAGACACGCAAGCTGCATATCTGCGGCAATAGTCCCGATTGCAGCGGGCATGAAATCGAGCAGGGCAAGTTCCGTATCAAGGGGTACGACGGTCCGGTCATCGAGTGCGACAAATGCGGCAGCGAGATGCAGCTAAAGTCCGGGCGTTTCGGCAAGTACTTCGGCTGTACCAACGAGAACTGCAAGAACACCCGCAAGCTGCTCAAGAGCGGCGAAGTCGCACCCCCCAAGATGGACCCGATCCCCATGCCCGAGCTGGCCTGCCAGAAGGTAGAGGATCATTACGTCTTGCGCGATGGCGCCAGTGGCCTGTTTCTGGCGGCGAGTCAATTTCCCAAGAACCGTGAAACGCGTCCCCCCCTGGTCAAGGAACTCAAGGCGCATCGCGACGAGCTACCCGAGAAGTACCATTTCCTGCTCGACGCGCCGGATGAAGATCCCGAAGGGCGTGACGCGCAGATTCGGTTTTCACGCAAAACCAAGAGCCAGTACGTGATGAGCGAGCGCGACGGCAAGGCCAGCGGCTGGCGGGCCGAGTTCGAAGACGGAAAGTGGCGGATCGAGGATAAGCGCAAATGA
- a CDS encoding DUF6586 family protein has translation MTPRGRTNQLLYHAQLLLDTSWADDEHTDARRMAHEEGALATLELALNAALRELTEHAQLSRHDWRELLAEQGPALAGVVQLRELARREDSWLERLLAHLEYLHDIEGASRRRVVGSSMIASASGISLSEELDACITAFKAQLDELRQTSEEW, from the coding sequence ATGACGCCAAGAGGCCGTACCAACCAACTGCTCTATCATGCTCAGTTGTTATTGGATACCTCCTGGGCCGACGACGAGCATACCGATGCTCGTCGTATGGCGCATGAAGAAGGTGCTCTGGCCACACTGGAGTTGGCGCTTAATGCGGCGCTGCGAGAGTTGACCGAACACGCGCAACTCTCGCGACACGATTGGCGCGAGCTGCTGGCCGAGCAAGGCCCGGCATTAGCGGGTGTCGTGCAGTTGCGAGAGCTGGCGCGACGAGAAGACAGCTGGCTGGAGCGCTTGCTGGCGCATCTCGAGTATTTGCATGATATCGAGGGCGCGTCGCGTCGCCGTGTCGTCGGCTCGAGCATGATCGCCAGCGCCTCGGGGATATCCTTATCCGAGGAGCTCGACGCATGTATCACGGCGTTCAAGGCTCAGCTTGACGAACTGCGCCAGACCAGCGAGGAGTGGTGA
- the mfd gene encoding transcription-repair coupling factor: MSYFSPLDPPHPQGLRDTVYWQRPHAAASALALARLADDAPLMVVTPDTSSAQRLEGALQFFADHPILSFPDWETLPYDSFSPHQDIVSTRLKTLRQLQEGTRGIVVVPINTLMQRLPPTDYIAGRVLTLHTGMQLDREGFRERLSRAGYRAVETVYEPGEYALRGALIDLYPMGSEHPLRIDLFDDEVDTLRHFNPDSQRSLDKVERVELLPAHEYSLSRSAIACFREGFETLFDVDPRQCPLYNDALKGIPSPGLEQYLPLFFEETASLFEHLNAHTRIALMPGVHDAAEHHWSAIESRYDNLGVDPTRPLLPPAHAFVPVPEVFASIKQHPRVALVDDDEPHPHAKLPATHPLPDVAIHARGHHPLAKLEAFLGAPDAPRVLLVAESSGRREALEETLAPLGRPLAVADGWQHFLDGSAPLAICAGGLDEGLWLDSPATCVITETELYGDVVRQARRRGRVTDDNELAVRHLAELRPGSPVVHQSHGVGRYQGLETLEAGGQAAEFLALEYAGGAKLYVPVDSLHLISRYAGATDELAPLHKLGSETWDKAKRKAAEKVRDTAAELLDTYARREAREGFACDAPGEEYARFTASFPFEETPDQHAAIDAVIGDMTAPRPMDRVVCGDVGFGKTEVAMRAAFLAVHSGRQVVVLVPTTLLAQQHYDNFRDRFADTAVQIELLSRFSAGKGQQASLDRITEGRADIVIGTHKLLSKSMSLPNMGLLIIDEEHRFGVSQKEKLKGLRAEIDILTLTATPIPRTLNMAMSGIRDLSIIATPPARRLSVKTFVQQRNEGVLKEALLREILRGGQVYFLHNEVKTIETTAEHVAELVPEARVAVAHGQLPERALERVMSDFYHKRFNVLVCSTIIETGIDVPSANTIIIERADKFGLAQLHQLRGRVGRSHHQAYAYLLTPPPKAMTKDALKRLEAIGLAEDLGAGFTLASHDMEIRGAGELLGDEQSGQMETVGYSLYMQMLDRAVKAIKSGKTPNIESPLDDGVEISLNLPSLIPSDYLPDVQQRLIMYKRIANAEDEAELKELQVEMIDRFGLLPGPLKTLFRQTRLRQRAERLGIVRLEAGAERGRLTFGTHTAVDPMTLVQMIQKDPAHYRLDGADTLRFEGDMSDEERRFSLLEALLEQLNRKTEAA, encoded by the coding sequence ATGTCGTATTTTTCACCGCTCGATCCACCGCATCCTCAGGGCTTGCGTGACACTGTCTACTGGCAACGCCCACATGCAGCCGCTAGCGCCCTGGCGCTGGCGCGCCTCGCCGACGATGCTCCGCTGATGGTTGTGACCCCCGATACCTCCAGCGCTCAACGGCTCGAAGGCGCGCTGCAATTCTTCGCCGATCATCCCATCTTGTCGTTCCCAGACTGGGAGACGTTGCCCTACGATAGCTTTTCTCCGCACCAGGACATCGTCTCGACACGTCTAAAGACGCTGCGTCAGCTGCAAGAAGGGACGCGCGGCATCGTCGTGGTGCCCATCAACACCCTGATGCAACGCCTGCCACCCACCGATTACATCGCCGGTCGTGTCCTCACATTGCACACCGGCATGCAACTCGACCGGGAAGGCTTTCGGGAACGCCTCTCGCGAGCGGGCTACCGTGCCGTGGAGACCGTGTACGAACCCGGTGAATACGCGCTGCGTGGCGCATTGATCGACCTTTATCCGATGGGCAGCGAACATCCCCTGCGCATCGATCTTTTCGATGACGAAGTCGATACGTTGCGGCATTTCAATCCTGACTCTCAGCGCTCCCTGGATAAGGTCGAACGCGTAGAGTTGCTGCCGGCACACGAATATTCGCTGTCGCGCTCGGCAATCGCCTGCTTCCGCGAGGGATTCGAGACATTGTTCGATGTCGACCCGCGCCAATGCCCGCTGTACAACGACGCGCTCAAGGGCATTCCATCTCCCGGGTTGGAGCAGTACCTGCCACTTTTCTTCGAGGAAACCGCAAGCCTGTTCGAGCATCTGAATGCGCATACGCGCATTGCGCTGATGCCCGGTGTCCACGACGCGGCCGAACATCACTGGAGCGCCATCGAGAGTCGCTACGACAATCTTGGCGTCGACCCCACGCGGCCCTTGCTACCACCGGCACATGCCTTCGTGCCCGTGCCCGAGGTATTCGCCTCCATCAAGCAGCACCCGCGCGTGGCATTGGTCGACGACGACGAACCGCATCCTCATGCCAAGCTACCGGCTACGCATCCCCTCCCGGATGTAGCCATTCACGCACGTGGTCATCACCCCCTCGCCAAACTGGAGGCATTTCTCGGTGCGCCCGACGCTCCACGCGTCTTGCTGGTCGCCGAGTCGAGCGGGCGCCGCGAAGCACTGGAAGAAACCCTCGCCCCCTTGGGGCGCCCTCTGGCCGTGGCCGATGGCTGGCAACACTTCCTGGATGGCAGTGCGCCGCTGGCGATTTGCGCGGGCGGCCTCGATGAAGGGCTATGGCTCGACAGCCCCGCCACCTGCGTCATCACCGAAACCGAGCTGTACGGCGATGTCGTTCGCCAGGCACGTCGCCGTGGCCGAGTGACCGATGACAACGAACTCGCCGTACGCCACCTCGCGGAATTGCGTCCCGGCTCTCCGGTGGTCCACCAGAGCCACGGCGTGGGCCGCTACCAAGGGCTTGAGACACTTGAAGCCGGCGGTCAAGCCGCAGAATTTCTGGCACTGGAATACGCCGGCGGCGCCAAGCTCTATGTTCCAGTGGACAGCCTGCATCTTATCTCGCGTTATGCCGGCGCCACCGATGAACTGGCGCCGCTGCATAAACTCGGCTCGGAAACCTGGGACAAGGCCAAGCGCAAGGCGGCCGAGAAGGTCCGTGATACTGCCGCCGAGCTGCTGGATACCTATGCCCGACGCGAGGCACGCGAAGGCTTCGCCTGCGACGCCCCCGGTGAGGAATACGCACGCTTCACGGCCAGCTTCCCCTTCGAGGAAACCCCTGATCAACACGCTGCCATCGATGCGGTCATCGGCGACATGACCGCGCCGCGTCCGATGGATCGCGTGGTCTGCGGCGACGTGGGCTTCGGCAAGACCGAGGTCGCCATGCGCGCGGCCTTTCTCGCCGTGCATTCCGGTCGCCAAGTGGTGGTGCTGGTCCCCACTACCCTGCTGGCTCAGCAGCACTACGACAATTTCCGCGACCGCTTCGCGGATACCGCAGTCCAGATCGAGCTGCTCTCGCGTTTCTCCGCCGGCAAGGGGCAGCAGGCATCGCTCGACCGCATCACCGAGGGGCGCGCCGACATCGTCATCGGCACCCACAAGCTGCTGTCCAAGTCGATGTCGCTGCCCAACATGGGGCTTTTGATCATCGACGAGGAGCACCGCTTCGGCGTCTCGCAGAAGGAAAAGCTCAAGGGGCTGCGTGCCGAGATCGACATCCTGACGCTCACAGCGACGCCGATTCCACGCACCTTGAACATGGCGATGAGCGGTATTCGCGACCTCTCGATCATCGCCACGCCCCCGGCACGCCGCCTATCGGTCAAGACTTTCGTGCAGCAGCGCAACGAAGGCGTCCTGAAGGAAGCCCTGCTACGCGAAATCCTGCGCGGCGGCCAGGTCTACTTCCTCCACAACGAAGTCAAGACGATAGAAACCACGGCCGAGCACGTTGCCGAGCTGGTGCCCGAGGCGCGAGTGGCCGTCGCCCACGGCCAACTACCCGAGCGTGCGCTGGAACGCGTGATGTCGGACTTTTATCACAAGCGCTTCAACGTGCTGGTGTGCTCGACGATCATCGAAACCGGCATCGACGTGCCCAGCGCCAACACCATCATCATCGAACGCGCCGACAAGTTCGGGCTCGCCCAGTTGCACCAGCTCCGTGGGCGTGTCGGTCGCAGCCACCATCAGGCGTATGCCTATCTCCTCACGCCACCGCCCAAGGCCATGACCAAGGATGCGCTCAAGCGACTCGAGGCGATCGGCCTGGCTGAGGATCTCGGAGCCGGCTTCACCCTCGCCAGTCACGACATGGAGATTCGCGGCGCCGGCGAACTGTTGGGCGATGAACAAAGCGGGCAGATGGAAACGGTCGGTTATAGCCTTTACATGCAAATGCTTGACCGCGCGGTCAAGGCGATCAAAAGCGGCAAGACGCCTAATATCGAGTCTCCGCTGGACGATGGCGTGGAAATCAGCCTCAACTTGCCGTCCTTGATCCCCAGCGATTACCTGCCTGACGTGCAGCAGCGCCTGATCATGTACAAGCGCATCGCCAACGCCGAGGATGAAGCCGAGCTCAAGGAATTGCAGGTCGAGATGATCGACCGTTTCGGGCTGCTACCAGGGCCGCTCAAGACGCTTTTCCGCCAGACCCGGCTACGCCAGCGTGCCGAACGCTTGGGCATCGTGCGCCTTGAAGCCGGTGCCGAGCGTGGCCGCCTCACTTTCGGCACGCACACCGCCGTCGACCCCATGACGTTGGTCCAGATGATTCAGAAGGACCCAGCACACTACCGGCTGGACGGCGCGGACACGCTACGCTTTGAAGGCGACATGAGCGACGAGGAACGGCGCTTTTCTCTGCTCGAAGCGTTACTCGAACAACTCAACCGCAAGACAGAAGCAGCGTAA